AAATCTGGGGTAGAAACCCTTTGGGGATACCCTCTTAATCCTAAAACATAATAAGGAGGAACATGTCCCACGTGCTGAGCGTCGGAAATTTGAAGGAAATACCACCCGGCCAATCCAAGTTGGTCAAATTTGGAGAATTTGGAATTGTCCTCTTTAACGTGGAAGGAACCATCTATGCCATTGAAAATTGTTGCCCCCACTCAGGGGGACCTTTGGGAAAAGGGGAACTTCAAGGAAACATCGTTTCCTGTCCCTGGCATCAATGGCGATTTGATATCACCAGTGGACAGTCCATCGATTTCCCCGAGGAATGCGTCAAACAG
The window above is part of the Nitrospiria bacterium genome. Proteins encoded here:
- a CDS encoding Rieske (2Fe-2S) protein, which codes for MSHVLSVGNLKEIPPGQSKLVKFGEFGIVLFNVEGTIYAIENCCPHSGGPLGKGELQGNIVSCPWHQWRFDITSGQSIDFPEECVKQFEVKIEGKKIKLLL